One window from the genome of Bradyrhizobium sp. 4 encodes:
- a CDS encoding CoA transferase translates to MVDLLKGVRVLSFNHFLMGPVAAQFLADLGADVIAVEPPDGAFQRKWGGADKWVDGQSMLLLTGNRNKRSLTLDLKKPEAIEIARKLIATSDVMSENFRPGVLDKLGLGYEEAKKINPQIIYAAASGYGPDGPYVNRPGQDLLVQAMSGLATITGSREQGPRAVGVSAVDHHGAALFAAGILAALVRKARTGQGGRVDVSLLSAALDLQMESFTCYLNGERPDDVRQPGPIAGWYFGAPYGIYPTRDGHIAISLGSLSALSEALDLPADQRILDNEAYRRRDEASTRIAANVAKRTTAECVALFEPRGIWHASVNDYADVVSDPQVVHNEHFQVVRGATGTPVTLVSHPVRYDGKLPEVRLPPQTLGAQTEEILKELGYDDRQLKELSKKGAVGTLSSARAA, encoded by the coding sequence ATGGTCGATCTTTTGAAGGGCGTTCGCGTCCTGAGCTTCAATCACTTCCTGATGGGCCCGGTGGCTGCGCAGTTCCTCGCCGATCTCGGAGCGGACGTCATTGCTGTGGAGCCGCCCGATGGCGCATTTCAGAGAAAGTGGGGTGGGGCCGACAAATGGGTCGACGGACAATCCATGCTGCTGCTCACGGGGAACCGCAACAAACGCAGCCTCACGCTTGACCTGAAGAAGCCCGAGGCAATTGAGATTGCTCGGAAGCTGATTGCGACCTCGGATGTCATGTCGGAAAACTTCCGCCCAGGCGTGCTCGACAAGCTGGGCCTCGGCTATGAAGAGGCCAAGAAGATCAATCCGCAGATCATCTATGCCGCAGCCTCCGGCTATGGTCCCGATGGGCCCTACGTCAACCGCCCCGGTCAGGATCTTTTAGTGCAGGCAATGTCGGGACTTGCCACGATCACCGGGAGCCGTGAGCAGGGCCCAAGGGCCGTCGGAGTTTCGGCAGTCGATCATCATGGTGCAGCGCTGTTTGCAGCGGGTATTCTGGCGGCGCTTGTGAGGAAAGCCCGCACAGGGCAGGGGGGCCGCGTCGATGTTAGTCTCCTGTCGGCGGCGCTCGACCTGCAAATGGAATCCTTTACCTGCTATCTTAACGGCGAGCGGCCCGACGATGTCCGTCAGCCCGGCCCCATCGCCGGTTGGTACTTCGGAGCCCCCTACGGCATCTATCCGACACGAGACGGTCATATTGCGATCTCTCTGGGATCCCTCAGCGCATTGTCTGAAGCCCTCGACCTTCCTGCCGATCAGCGCATTCTGGATAATGAGGCTTATCGCCGGCGCGACGAGGCCTCAACTCGGATTGCCGCGAACGTCGCAAAGCGCACGACGGCCGAATGTGTCGCGTTGTTCGAGCCACGCGGTATTTGGCACGCTTCGGTTAACGACTATGCAGATGTCGTGAGCGACCCGCAGGTCGTACATAACGAACACTTCCAGGTCGTCCGTGGCGCGACGGGTACGCCGGTCACGCTCGTTAGCCACCCGGTGCGCTACGACGGCAAGCTGCCGGAAGTCCGACTGCCGCCTCAAACACTTGGAGCTCAGACGGAGGAAATCCTCAAGGAGCTTGGCTATGACGACAGGCAGCTGAAGGAGCTTTCCAAAAAGGGGGCCGTCGGCACCCTGAGCTCCGCTCGCGCCGCTTGA